The genomic interval CAGCGGCAATCTCCGCGAGCTTTGTTTTCAGGTAGGGGCGCAGCAGAAGGATTTTCTGCCAGCTCTTCAGCATCTCTTCGTCAGCAAAACGCACCGTTTGCATGTCGATATGCAGGGCGCGTTTAATGCGCCGCCCGCCGGATTCAAACATGCCGCGCCAGTTTTTAAACGACTCTGAAATCAGCGCATAGGTTGGAATTGTAGAAATCGTTTTATCCCAGTTCTGCACCTTCACCGTGGTAAGTGACACATCGATTACAAAACCGTCGGCGCCCTGCTGCGGCATCTCAATCCAGTCACCGAGCTTGATCATCTGGTTGGCTGAAATTTGAATGCCGGCGACAAAGCCGAGAATCGCATCTTTAAAAATCAGCATGGTTACGGCGGTCAGCGCTGTTAAACCGGAAAAGAAAAACACCGGCGACCGCCCGAGCAGGATAGAGAGCAGCAGAATGGCGCCGATCACATAAATGGTCAGTCGCGCCGCCTGAATTAGTCCTTTCAGCGGCATGGTGCCGGCGCGCGTTTCGGCGAGGATCAACTGCGTTGCGGTGAGCAGCGCTGTAAGCAGGCCGATTAGAATGAGCAGGAGATAGGCCTGTAAGATGGCATCGAACCAGAGCGGAGTTTCAGTGCCGCCGGAAGAAACAAGCAGCGCGCCGAGCCATTGAATAATCGTCAGCGGCACAATGTGCGCAAGACGCGCAAAAAATCCGGATGCGACCAGCTGGTCATCCCACGTCACTTTTGTTTTCGCTGCAATTTTGACGGCGGTACGTACCACCGCTATCCGCACAATGGCATAAGCAATAAACGCGACAATCGCTACCGGAATCAGCATCAGTCCGTGCGCCGCATTTCCGGCGAGCTCTTCCGTTAATCCGCTGCGCATTAGCCAGTGAGTTGTTTGATTCAAAAGCTCTAAATACATTTTTGATTCCCGATCGCCGATTTACAATTATTTCAACTGCTCTTTTTCCAGTGTTATAAGTTCGTTATAAAGTTTTTCCGTTTCCGGCATCGCAACGCCGGCGGCGCCGGCCATGCGCACCGGCGCGCCGTAGATGCTTTCAATTTCCATCGGGCGGCCGTGATCGTAATCCACGCGCATGCTCGGCGCGTATGCCGTCATCGATTCAGTATACGCCATCATCTGATCTAAAAACTCCGGCGCAACCGGACGTGCAACCGCCGCCGATCCGGCGGCGACCTCTTCCATTAATTTCAGGCACAGTGCGCGCAGCTCCGGATTGCCGGCGAGCTCATCCGTCAGCGCATTTTTCACAACGGACGTTCCGTTAAACGGGATGTTCCAGCACAGTTTTTTCCACCGCACCAGCGGCAGGTCTTCTGCCAGCACAACATTCACGCCGGCGTTTTTCATCACGCCGCCGAGCCGCTGGAGGCGCGGTGTAATTCCGGCAGGTGCGCCGTCAGTGCGATACTCGCCAAGCGTAATCTGTCCGGCGTCCGTGTGCCTGATTAATCCCGGAGCCATTTTAGTGGAACCGATAAAACAGGACCCGCCGGCGGTGCGTTCCGCACCGACAATTGACGCAACGGCTTCTTCGTTCCCCAGTCCGTTCTGTAATGAAATTGCGATGCCGTTATCTTTCACCGTATGCGGCAGAATGCCGGGCAGGAGTGAGTTTTGTGTCGTTTTCAGTGCGATCAGAGTAACATCACACGCCGGCATTTTTTTGGGATCATTATAGGCGTTCACCTGCGGCAGGTTAAAATCACCATGCGCCGATTCAATCGTCAGCCCGTTCTTCTTCACAAATTCATAATCACTGTGCAAAAGAAAATGAACCTCCAGCCCGCCGCGCTGCAGCAGTCCGCCGAAAAACCCGCCGATTCCGCCGGTTCCGATAATCGCAAAACTTTTCATGGTGAATAATGCGTAACGGGTAATACCTAAAAATGGAAGCTAATAGTTAAAACGCTGCGCCGGACAACCGTGAAATGCAGGCGGTATTTATAAATTTTAATTAACCGCCAGGCCGCCAAGGTTTTTTGGAAAGGTAGGACACTTCGACGAGCGTCCGTTTTCTTCCCGCGGATAACACGGATATAAACGGATGAGAATGTTTAACAGAAGGGAACGCTTGTTTAAAAATATCTAACAGGAAGGTCGCAAAGACCGCCAAGATTTTTAATCACAGGGGAAAGAATCAGAATATTGACTGCCCACTAGAGCATT from Kiritimatiellales bacterium carries:
- a CDS encoding putative 2-dehydropantoate 2-reductase, which codes for MKSFAIIGTGGIGGFFGGLLQRGGLEVHFLLHSDYEFVKKNGLTIESAHGDFNLPQVNAYNDPKKMPACDVTLIALKTTQNSLLPGILPHTVKDNGIAISLQNGLGNEEAVASIVGAERTAGGSCFIGSTKMAPGLIRHTDAGQITLGEYRTDGAPAGITPRLQRLGGVMKNAGVNVVLAEDLPLVRWKKLCWNIPFNGTSVVKNALTDELAGNPELRALCLKLMEEVAAGSAAVARPVAPEFLDQMMAYTESMTAYAPSMRVDYDHGRPMEIESIYGAPVRMAGAAGVAMPETEKLYNELITLEKEQLK
- a CDS encoding mechanosensitive ion channel domain-containing protein, with translation MYLELLNQTTHWLMRSGLTEELAGNAAHGLMLIPVAIVAFIAYAIVRIAVVRTAVKIAAKTKVTWDDQLVASGFFARLAHIVPLTIIQWLGALLVSSGGTETPLWFDAILQAYLLLILIGLLTALLTATQLILAETRAGTMPLKGLIQAARLTIYVIGAILLLSILLGRSPVFFFSGLTALTAVTMLIFKDAILGFVAGIQISANQMIKLGDWIEMPQQGADGFVIDVSLTTVKVQNWDKTISTIPTYALISESFKNWRGMFESGGRRIKRALHIDMQTVRFADEEMLKSWQKILLLRPYLKTKLAEIAADHETIGEDSGILGNGRRLTNLGTFRAYCSAYLRANPEINQEMIFLIRHLQPTEHGIPVEIYVFTKDTRWVVHESVQADIFDHLLAMLPQFGLRTFQVPSGNDLRELKR